From the Bacteroidia bacterium genome, one window contains:
- a CDS encoding S9 family peptidase, with protein MRNSIRFSLILVLIAVLVSGVSAQNDVLTTRNIFDIRQVLETAVSPDGRHIAYTVFAPRPFTDPAGPDYRDLVLFDTQSGQSRTFLSAKRAVYSLGWTTDGSQVTFLGVLDNNGGAQLYAMSLSGGEARALTTSATGVSDYSFSPDGKRLAFLATDPQPAALADARKKGFDAQVYEELNAERGVHILDLATNTSKKLTSGVSVFDIEWSPDGSRIAAAVANENTVDMSYMFKRIHLIDPASGAMTLLVENPGKLGKLAWSPDGSKLAFISAVEVWDSKEQSIFIADRNSPKPFKELRNYSAGFEGSVIDIAWKDNTALLFASEEGVDITLRELSVESGGNTLLIAGGTVAFGAFSAEKGVLSFAASTPAHPRELFTWRDGTLTRHTTSNPWLANIRLARQERFVYKAKDGLEITSVLIYPLDYTPGKTYPLIVDIHGGPEAAYQNDWVTGYGNWGQVAAAKGYVVFMPNYRSSTGRGVAYAKMGLGDLAGKEFTDVLDGIDELVKMKLVDPKRVGIGGGSYGGYFSAWAATRHSKRFAASVVFVGVSNQISKRNTTDIPWEDYHVHWGIWTHENFEKVYDRSPVKWANGSVTPTLILHGTEDPRVHPSQSLELYRSLKLHGKAPVRLVWYLGEGHGNRRNTSRLDYLVRTMDWFDTYLQRGGGDMPPAIPAMPLEK; from the coding sequence ATGCGTAACTCCATCCGCTTCTCCCTGATACTGGTGCTCATCGCCGTGCTGGTTTCCGGCGTGTCCGCGCAGAACGACGTTCTCACCACACGCAACATTTTCGATATCCGGCAGGTGCTGGAAACCGCCGTATCTCCCGACGGCCGCCATATCGCCTACACGGTGTTCGCGCCGCGTCCTTTCACCGATCCGGCAGGGCCCGATTACCGCGATCTCGTGCTTTTCGACACGCAGAGCGGACAATCGCGCACTTTCCTTTCCGCAAAGCGGGCGGTCTACTCCCTCGGATGGACAACCGATGGTTCACAGGTGACCTTCCTCGGCGTGCTCGATAACAACGGTGGTGCGCAGCTGTATGCGATGTCCCTCAGCGGCGGCGAAGCGCGTGCGCTCACCACCAGCGCTACCGGGGTATCCGACTATTCGTTCTCGCCCGACGGAAAGAGGCTCGCGTTCCTCGCCACGGATCCGCAGCCTGCGGCCCTGGCCGATGCGCGGAAAAAGGGCTTCGATGCGCAGGTGTACGAGGAACTCAACGCCGAACGTGGTGTCCACATTCTGGACCTCGCCACCAACACCAGCAAAAAGCTGACCAGTGGGGTCTCGGTGTTTGACATCGAGTGGAGCCCAGACGGCAGCCGCATCGCGGCGGCTGTGGCGAACGAAAATACGGTGGACATGTCCTATATGTTCAAGCGCATCCATCTCATCGATCCCGCGAGCGGCGCAATGACCCTGCTGGTCGAAAATCCCGGAAAACTCGGCAAATTGGCCTGGAGCCCCGACGGATCGAAACTGGCCTTCATTTCAGCAGTAGAGGTCTGGGACTCCAAGGAGCAGAGTATTTTCATTGCGGACAGGAACAGCCCCAAACCATTCAAGGAACTGCGCAATTACTCCGCCGGCTTCGAGGGTTCGGTGATAGATATCGCCTGGAAAGACAACACTGCGTTGCTCTTCGCTTCGGAAGAAGGGGTGGACATCACACTGCGCGAACTCTCCGTCGAGAGCGGCGGCAATACACTGCTCATCGCAGGCGGCACGGTAGCCTTCGGCGCTTTCTCCGCGGAGAAAGGCGTGCTATCCTTCGCCGCTTCCACACCGGCACATCCGCGTGAGCTCTTCACCTGGCGGGACGGCACGCTCACCCGTCATACCACGTCGAATCCCTGGCTCGCAAACATCCGCCTCGCCCGCCAGGAGCGCTTTGTGTACAAGGCAAAGGACGGTCTCGAAATCACCTCCGTGCTGATCTATCCCCTGGATTACACACCCGGAAAAACCTATCCCCTCATCGTGGACATACACGGCGGTCCCGAAGCGGCGTATCAAAACGACTGGGTGACGGGTTACGGCAACTGGGGACAGGTAGCCGCGGCCAAGGGCTATGTGGTGTTCATGCCGAATTACCGCAGCAGCACAGGTCGCGGCGTGGCCTATGCGAAAATGGGTCTCGGCGACCTCGCGGGCAAAGAATTCACGGATGTGCTGGACGGCATTGACGAGCTGGTGAAGATGAAGCTCGTGGATCCGAAGCGCGTGGGCATCGGCGGTGGCTCCTACGGTGGCTACTTCTCCGCCTGGGCGGCCACGCGGCACAGTAAGCGTTTCGCCGCGTCGGTGGTCTTTGTCGGCGTGTCCAATCAGATATCCAAGCGCAACACCACGGACATTCCCTGGGAGGATTATCACGTGCACTGGGGCATATGGACACATGAGAATTTCGAGAAGGTGTACGACCGCAGCCCCGTGAAATGGGCCAACGGCAGCGTCACGCCCACGCTCATTCTGCACGGCACCGAGGATCCCCGCGTGCATCCCAGCCAGAGTCTGGAACTGTACCGCTCGCTAAAGCTGCACGGCAAGGCGCCTGTTCGCCTCGTCTGGTATCTGGGCGAAGGACACGGAAATCGCCGGAACACCAGCCGCCTGGACTATCTCGTACGCACTATGGACTGGTTCGACACCTATCTGCAGCGCGGCGGCGGCGACATGCCACCCGCCATCCCCGCAATGCCGCTGGAGAAATAG
- a CDS encoding thiamine diphosphokinase, which produces MDTPYALLICNGEQPQAATLRELAARASHIVCADGGANVARRTGIQPQLIIGDFDSITRETREYYEQREVELRYLSRQSDTDFEKALLYLHETGHSSIAVAGVTGGLLDHTLGNFSILLRHSSRMRMVLFDPHCRIDVITQSAEFRASPGDRVSIVPLGRCEGVRYDGLRYALDGGVLEAGIAEGTCNEALGERFTVHLASGVLLVFRRYHEDMARM; this is translated from the coding sequence ATGGATACACCATACGCCTTGCTGATCTGCAATGGAGAGCAGCCGCAAGCTGCGACACTGCGCGAACTGGCCGCGAGGGCATCGCATATCGTCTGCGCGGACGGAGGCGCGAACGTGGCCCGCAGAACGGGCATTCAGCCGCAGCTCATCATTGGCGACTTCGACAGCATCACACGAGAGACGCGGGAGTACTATGAGCAGCGCGAAGTAGAATTACGATACTTGAGCAGGCAGAGCGATACGGATTTCGAGAAGGCCCTGCTGTATCTGCATGAGACCGGCCATTCCTCCATCGCGGTAGCCGGGGTAACCGGGGGGTTGCTCGATCACACGCTCGGGAATTTCTCCATCCTGCTTCGGCACAGCTCCCGCATGCGCATGGTGCTGTTCGATCCGCATTGCCGCATCGACGTCATCACGCAGAGTGCGGAGTTCCGTGCGTCACCCGGAGACCGCGTCAGCATCGTGCCGCTCGGGCGCTGCGAAGGAGTGCGCTACGATGGTCTGCGCTATGCCCTGGACGGCGGAGTGCTTGAAGCGGGAATTGCCGAAGGGACCTGCAACGAGGCGCTGGGCGAACGATTTACCGTACATCTCGCCTCCGGCGTCCTGCTGGTGTTCAGGAGATACCACGAGGACATGGCGCGGATGTGA
- a CDS encoding T9SS type A sorting domain-containing protein: MPKRAHFKSPASVQIFNNFEEFADDGTVRFRDPWFVDGNGDQTGEPNDFPSPYIPTGNANYPDPSDAAVFLDQPVTSGRPFYSAEFPTFLSWDRGSTVTPPLAQGDWSLVRVYARDADDAVVSFSSEPNVYELSQTRQWQRTASLGVDLKFENPDAQIFAFYKAHMRATQEIPPTRGNSQRKIAAMRWTWDSTWYHAVYVSGGRVWYTWTEDAGDTWQPEVLISDFHHNASNPCIAVKNEHDPGSLAAPTMIYISYVDNSAGAVVLKSKLLSERPDAWYTLDSIAVADPPNTHPVVAAASYSESRYCVLVYEGNKQMRYSVYNASFPLYAGHQTSQGTANVLFSDVLLEDGLWDFRPDQHQPEYPSISHLYACNNAKQFVVAWREGITGRMRYKMLTIDDQTPGSTVVVNPDAANVPANSINIANTAGPSVTSQCFGGNTVAAIAYEMVNRGTFPNPAQISPLGLSMMGRTFMPVTSLWPIVTPDPTLPIPTGNRVAVTRFSAAGTRVTQVTNLPSTQAVKPEPVLNFSMFNGSMDFLVAMNLREVVLPLTSVAHEIAYARFPHNMPATVAANAQAMGYYPAISELYKPLEIFSTSWGYPSPADPGSPVLREALQYHVNTTTTGLRKSTSILVSDPLRELVVRKNDSSYAMFGIVKPHVIAAGENYTEIEWDLEGDSLDLRWWSDIGRCMRTAPFTVPTGGAVEYGNELYAEYPADLDSSMVVLVRFRDASSHQVLLENSIDMYGYQGDTALYVLDRHDLSNIGGSTVYMCIELADTTSADGWEVQVITSLDTLQQQKAMAHDAPRPTGLTLEQNAPNPFNPTTSISYGIESDAHVELLVHDHLGRKVATLVQQHTAAGRHRVTFDARNLPSGVYYYRLSALGQSLTRKMTLLR; encoded by the coding sequence TTGCCGAAACGAGCACACTTCAAGTCTCCCGCCTCCGTTCAAATTTTCAACAACTTCGAGGAATTCGCCGACGACGGCACGGTGCGCTTTCGTGACCCCTGGTTTGTGGATGGCAACGGCGATCAGACCGGCGAGCCGAACGACTTTCCCTCGCCCTACATCCCGACGGGTAACGCGAATTATCCGGATCCATCGGACGCGGCGGTGTTTTTGGATCAACCGGTAACATCAGGCCGTCCGTTCTACTCCGCGGAGTTTCCGACATTTCTTTCGTGGGACCGCGGCTCGACGGTGACGCCGCCGCTCGCGCAGGGCGACTGGTCGCTGGTCAGAGTCTATGCGCGCGATGCGGATGATGCGGTGGTGTCGTTCAGCAGCGAGCCGAATGTCTACGAATTGTCTCAAACCAGGCAATGGCAGCGCACCGCCTCACTCGGGGTGGACTTGAAGTTCGAGAATCCGGATGCTCAGATCTTTGCGTTCTACAAAGCACACATGCGCGCAACGCAAGAGATCCCGCCTACCCGCGGCAACAGTCAGCGAAAAATTGCGGCCATGCGCTGGACCTGGGACTCCACCTGGTACCATGCCGTGTACGTCAGCGGCGGGCGCGTGTGGTACACCTGGACGGAAGACGCGGGCGACACGTGGCAACCGGAGGTGCTGATCAGCGACTTCCATCACAACGCATCAAATCCGTGTATTGCCGTCAAAAACGAGCACGATCCGGGCTCGCTCGCAGCTCCGACGATGATATACATTTCCTATGTCGATAACTCGGCGGGGGCTGTTGTGCTGAAAAGCAAGCTACTCTCGGAGCGACCCGATGCCTGGTATACGCTCGACAGTATCGCTGTGGCGGATCCACCCAACACGCACCCCGTCGTCGCGGCGGCAAGCTATAGCGAGAGCAGATACTGTGTGCTCGTGTACGAGGGGAACAAGCAAATGCGTTACTCGGTCTATAATGCCAGCTTTCCCCTGTACGCCGGTCATCAAACCAGTCAAGGCACTGCGAACGTGTTATTCAGCGATGTTCTTCTGGAGGACGGTCTCTGGGACTTCAGGCCGGATCAGCATCAGCCGGAGTATCCTTCCATAAGCCATTTGTATGCCTGCAACAATGCGAAACAGTTTGTTGTGGCATGGAGAGAAGGCATAACCGGACGCATGCGTTACAAGATGCTCACGATAGACGACCAAACGCCAGGAAGCACCGTCGTGGTGAATCCCGATGCAGCCAACGTTCCGGCAAACAGCATCAATATCGCCAACACCGCCGGGCCGTCCGTCACCAGTCAATGTTTCGGGGGGAATACTGTAGCCGCGATCGCCTACGAGATGGTAAATCGGGGTACTTTCCCGAATCCTGCGCAAATATCTCCGTTGGGTCTGTCCATGATGGGCCGCACGTTCATGCCAGTCACTTCCTTGTGGCCGATCGTCACTCCCGATCCTACTCTACCGATACCGACCGGTAACCGCGTGGCAGTGACGAGGTTCAGCGCGGCCGGAACCCGTGTGACTCAGGTCACCAATCTGCCGTCAACGCAAGCCGTAAAACCGGAACCGGTGTTGAATTTTTCGATGTTCAACGGTTCGATGGATTTTCTTGTGGCCATGAATCTCAGAGAGGTAGTACTACCGCTGACTTCAGTGGCGCACGAGATCGCATACGCGAGATTCCCTCACAATATGCCTGCAACTGTTGCAGCGAATGCCCAAGCCATGGGGTACTATCCTGCGATTTCCGAGTTGTACAAACCGTTGGAGATCTTCAGTACCTCTTGGGGGTATCCATCACCCGCCGATCCCGGATCGCCGGTGTTGCGCGAGGCTCTGCAATACCACGTCAACACCACAACCACAGGTCTGCGAAAGTCAACATCGATACTCGTCAGCGATCCGCTGCGCGAGCTAGTGGTGCGCAAAAACGACTCCTCCTACGCCATGTTCGGCATCGTGAAGCCGCATGTGATTGCCGCCGGCGAGAATTACACCGAGATTGAATGGGACCTCGAGGGTGACTCGCTGGATCTCCGGTGGTGGAGCGACATAGGCCGGTGCATGCGTACTGCGCCCTTCACCGTCCCGACCGGAGGCGCCGTTGAATACGGCAACGAGCTCTATGCCGAGTATCCGGCCGATCTGGACAGCAGCATGGTCGTGCTCGTGCGCTTCAGGGACGCCAGCAGCCATCAAGTGTTGCTCGAGAACAGCATCGACATGTATGGATATCAGGGCGATACGGCGCTGTATGTACTCGACAGACATGACCTGAGCAACATCGGCGGTTCGACGGTGTACATGTGCATAGAGCTTGCGGATACAACGTCTGCGGATGGGTGGGAGGTACAGGTTATCACCAGTCTCGATACGCTGCAGCAACAAAAAGCGATGGCGCACGACGCGCCGAGACCGACGGGGCTGACGCTTGAACAGAATGCGCCGAATCCTTTCAATCCGACGACCAGCATAAGCTACGGTATAGAAAGCGACGCGCACGTCGAACTGCTGGTCCATGATCACCTCGGTCGCAAGGTGGCGACCCTGGTACAGCAGCACACGGCGGCGGGTCGCCATCGCGTCACCTTCGACGCGCGCAATCTCCCCAGCGGCGTGTACTATTACCGCCTCAGTGCGCTCGGACAAAGCCTGACACGAAAGATGACGCTGTTGCGGTGA
- a CDS encoding IS4 family transposase — protein MDAKSQLEYEWAHLLSFFPPDDVLERTAKEFGAITRKRLIDKASTLLRLAFAYGFCEMSLRQTAAWAEVIDIAHISDVALMKRLRLASDWLGHLLALKLTERAPPPQLAHAARHLRLVDATTINRPGSMGTDWRVHLGFNLMDLKIDSVEVTDVHGGESLKRFHFCPHDLVVGDCGYAHRAGFHAVISAKADFLIRLNWQNVPLCDIAGDAFDILRALRSISDATPTEFAVRTQAVPKDNIPAIPARLLVIRKSEAAAKAARERVLRERSRKSRTIDPRTLEAARYIMVLTSVPADELSALDGLELYRFRWQIELAFKRLKSLLNLGEVPTKDPPLTHSYLYAKFLAALILEDLTEEFLSFSPWGHRLVRT, from the coding sequence ATGGATGCCAAGAGTCAACTTGAATACGAGTGGGCCCATCTTCTTTCCTTCTTTCCCCCTGATGATGTGCTGGAGCGGACGGCAAAGGAATTTGGGGCGATTACCCGGAAAAGGCTTATTGATAAGGCTTCAACCCTACTACGGCTAGCGTTTGCCTATGGGTTCTGCGAGATGTCGCTCCGACAAACAGCCGCATGGGCCGAGGTCATCGACATTGCTCATATATCTGATGTCGCCTTGATGAAGCGTCTGCGTCTCGCCTCGGACTGGCTCGGACATTTACTCGCTCTTAAGTTAACAGAACGAGCGCCGCCACCCCAGCTAGCCCATGCCGCACGACATCTACGTCTGGTGGATGCAACCACTATCAATCGACCGGGTTCGATGGGAACAGATTGGCGCGTCCACCTTGGCTTCAATCTGATGGATTTGAAGATTGATTCAGTGGAAGTGACCGATGTCCATGGCGGCGAAAGCCTCAAGCGCTTTCACTTTTGCCCTCATGATCTCGTTGTCGGTGATTGTGGCTATGCACATCGCGCGGGGTTCCATGCCGTGATCTCCGCCAAGGCTGATTTTCTTATTCGACTGAATTGGCAGAATGTGCCGTTATGTGATATTGCGGGAGACGCGTTCGACATCCTCAGAGCGCTCCGCAGTATCAGTGACGCGACACCGACGGAGTTTGCTGTCCGCACGCAGGCGGTACCGAAAGACAACATCCCGGCAATCCCCGCGCGATTGCTGGTCATTCGGAAATCGGAAGCCGCCGCGAAGGCTGCGCGTGAACGGGTCCTGCGCGAACGATCGAGAAAGAGCAGAACCATTGACCCTCGAACACTTGAAGCGGCGAGGTACATTATGGTGCTGACGTCCGTCCCCGCCGACGAGTTGAGCGCGCTCGATGGGCTCGAACTCTATCGGTTCCGATGGCAAATCGAGTTGGCGTTCAAGCGTCTGAAAAGCCTCCTGAATCTTGGCGAGGTCCCGACAAAGGATCCTCCCCTTACGCACAGCTACCTCTATGCGAAATTCCTGGCCGCTTTAATTCTGGAAGATTTGACGGAGGAATTCCTCTCTTTTTCCCCCTGGGGGCATCGACTTGTCAGAACGTAA
- a CDS encoding TonB-dependent receptor — translation MRTFWLLALAVHTLLQGPLFAQSITGRVSDARTGAPLPSANVLLQPGNRGVATDETGRFSLPQLQPGEYTLRVSHVGYRSDVRTVSLGNETLTLAIDLQPSPTQGPLIEISASRATERFSPVTFSNIGRETLEREYFVQDVPVLLSDLPSVTYYSEGGSGIGYNYLRIRGFDQRRLAVMVNGVPQNDPEDHNVYWINLVDMLGNTEDIQIQRGAGSAFYGPPAIGGSINIVTGDFADRKGVTLSTGGGSYNTQRYAIAAGSGLVDDTYTLYARLSRMSTDGYRDHSWVKASSYYLAATRYDTDVTTRVNVYGGPLEDGLVYTGLPKFAIKDRDARRKNYNYWEAENGAYTYTQDRRKQEHEQFSQPHYELLNEWRASDVLTFNSALFYVVGQGYFDYDGTGWTDAAYYRLTPEFGFPNAPDPGNPIIRAYVDNRQFGWLPRLTLKHGGGAFTAGFELRRHRSVHWGRIQSAAGLPEELDPSRHYYEYKGGKDVAAVFAQEQLQLSERVNVQGSVQYVFNRYRLFDEMYVGTDFSSDYHFLNPRLGINYNIDERWNLYGSVSLTSREPRLKNLYDAAESSGGETPQFAQRPDGSYDFTSPVVKPEQLLNSEFGAGYIADGVRVLVNTYVMDFSDEIVKSGQLDRFGQPITGNAEKTLHLGLELSAQLRLLRTLTLDVNGLFSRSRLSRYSVFEDDGSGGVLERKLDGNHIAGFPEQLANAKLTWRDRGLSVVALWKYVGKQYTDNEQNEDNSVDAWNVFNLAVGYRSTALPWWKAVELRLAVNNVFDALYAQSGEGDQFFVGAERNYFIDLAFEL, via the coding sequence ATGAGAACATTCTGGTTACTCGCCCTCGCAGTACACACGCTTCTGCAGGGCCCGCTTTTCGCTCAGTCCATCACCGGCCGCGTGAGCGACGCGCGCACCGGTGCGCCGCTCCCCTCCGCCAACGTGCTGCTCCAGCCGGGCAACCGCGGCGTGGCCACGGACGAAACAGGCCGCTTCTCTCTTCCGCAACTTCAGCCGGGCGAGTACACGCTGCGCGTCAGTCATGTCGGCTATCGCAGCGATGTGCGCACGGTGTCGCTCGGCAACGAAACTCTGACGCTCGCCATAGACCTGCAGCCGTCCCCCACGCAGGGACCGCTCATCGAGATCTCCGCTTCGCGCGCGACGGAGCGCTTTTCGCCGGTGACCTTCTCCAACATCGGTCGGGAGACGCTGGAACGCGAGTACTTCGTGCAGGACGTCCCGGTGCTTCTTTCGGACCTTCCGTCCGTGACCTATTACTCCGAAGGCGGCAGCGGCATCGGCTACAATTATCTCCGTATCCGCGGCTTCGACCAACGCCGGCTTGCCGTCATGGTCAACGGCGTGCCGCAGAACGATCCGGAAGACCACAACGTGTACTGGATCAACCTTGTGGACATGCTCGGGAATACCGAGGACATTCAGATACAGCGCGGTGCCGGCAGCGCGTTCTACGGACCTCCGGCCATCGGTGGCTCCATCAACATCGTGACGGGGGATTTTGCGGACAGAAAGGGCGTTACGCTGAGTACCGGCGGAGGCAGCTACAATACGCAGCGCTACGCGATTGCCGCGGGATCGGGATTGGTGGACGACACCTACACGCTGTACGCGCGTCTCTCGCGCATGAGCACGGACGGTTATCGCGATCATTCCTGGGTCAAAGCCAGTTCCTACTATCTTGCCGCGACGCGCTACGATACGGACGTCACAACGCGGGTCAACGTGTACGGCGGTCCGCTGGAAGACGGCTTGGTGTACACGGGCTTGCCGAAATTCGCGATCAAGGATCGGGACGCGCGCAGGAAAAACTACAATTACTGGGAAGCCGAGAACGGTGCGTACACCTATACGCAGGACAGGCGCAAACAGGAGCACGAGCAGTTCAGCCAACCGCATTACGAGTTGCTTAACGAGTGGCGCGCATCGGACGTGCTGACCTTCAACAGCGCGCTGTTCTATGTCGTGGGGCAAGGATATTTTGATTACGACGGGACGGGTTGGACCGACGCCGCGTATTACCGCCTCACGCCGGAATTCGGTTTTCCGAACGCGCCGGACCCGGGCAATCCCATCATTCGCGCCTATGTGGATAACCGGCAATTCGGCTGGCTGCCGCGCCTCACGCTGAAGCATGGCGGAGGGGCCTTCACTGCTGGTTTCGAGCTGCGCCGGCACCGCTCCGTGCATTGGGGCCGCATACAGAGCGCCGCGGGCTTGCCGGAGGAACTCGATCCGTCGCGGCATTACTATGAATACAAGGGCGGGAAGGATGTGGCCGCCGTATTCGCGCAGGAGCAGCTTCAACTGAGCGAGCGCGTCAACGTGCAGGGCAGCGTGCAGTATGTATTCAATCGCTACCGCCTGTTCGACGAAATGTATGTCGGTACGGATTTTTCCAGCGACTACCACTTCCTCAATCCGCGTCTGGGCATCAACTATAACATCGACGAGCGGTGGAATCTCTACGGCAGCGTATCGCTTACCAGCCGGGAGCCGCGGTTGAAGAATCTGTACGACGCCGCGGAATCCAGCGGAGGCGAAACTCCGCAATTCGCGCAGCGGCCCGACGGAAGCTACGATTTCACGTCGCCGGTGGTGAAGCCGGAACAGCTTCTCAATTCCGAATTCGGCGCGGGATACATTGCGGATGGCGTGCGCGTGCTCGTCAATACCTATGTGATGGATTTCAGCGACGAGATAGTAAAGAGCGGACAATTGGACCGCTTCGGGCAGCCCATTACCGGCAACGCGGAGAAGACGCTGCATCTCGGTCTCGAGCTGTCGGCGCAGCTGCGCTTGCTGCGCACGCTCACGTTGGACGTCAACGGATTGTTCAGTCGCAGCCGCCTCAGCCGCTACTCCGTGTTCGAGGATGACGGCAGCGGCGGCGTGCTCGAACGCAAACTCGACGGCAACCACATTGCCGGCTTCCCCGAGCAGCTTGCCAACGCAAAGCTCACCTGGCGCGACCGCGGCCTGTCCGTCGTGGCGCTGTGGAAGTACGTCGGCAAACAGTACACAGACAACGAACAAAACGAGGACAACAGCGTCGACGCGTGGAATGTGTTCAATCTTGCAGTCGGCTATCGCAGCACGGCATTGCCGTGGTGGAAGGCGGTCGAGCTGCGGCTTGCAGTGAACAATGTGTTCGACGCCCTGTACGCGCAGAGCGGCGAAGGCGATCAGTTCTTCGTCGGCGCCGAACGCAATTACTTCATCGATCTGGCTTTTGAATTATAA